One stretch of Vulpes lagopus strain Blue_001 chromosome X, ASM1834538v1, whole genome shotgun sequence DNA includes these proteins:
- the TLR8 gene encoding toll-like receptor 8, translating to MSPRSLVLTCLFLLISDSYEFVTKANYSRSYPCDERRQNGSVIAECNGRRLQEVPQTVGKYVTVLDLSDNYITHITNESFQGLQNLTKINLNHNANPQHLSENPDNKNGMNITDGAFLNLQNLNQLLLEDNQLYQIPAGLPGSLKELSLIQNNIIWVTKKNTSGLTNLERLYLSWNCYFGNNCNNKTFNIEDGTFESLTNLEVLSLSFNKLVHVPPKLPSSLRELYLSNAKIKIISQEDFKGLRNLRVLDLSGNCPRCFNAPFPCTPCEGGASIQIHPLAFQTLTELRYLNLSSTSLRKIPATWFDNMRNLKVLHLEFNYLVDEIASGEFLTKLPVLEILDLSYNYVKAKYPKYINISHNFSSLKLLQALHLRGYVFQELRAGDFEPLMGLSNLKTINLGINFIKQINFTLFQNFPNLSIIYLSENRISPLVNDIRQNEVNGSSSQRHVLKPRSADIEFDPHSNFYHNTHPLIKPQCTVYGKALDLSLNSIFFIGREQFEAFHDIACLNLSSNGNGQVLHGNEFSAVPHIKYLDLTNNRLDFDDDNALSDLPELEVLDLSYNAHYFRIAGVTHRLGFIQNLTQLKVLNLSHNSIYTLTEQDLRSVSLEELVFSGNRLDILWNAEGDKYWKIFTSLRNLTRLDLSLNNLRRIPNEAFLNLPQSLTQLYIKNNALNFFNWTLLQEFPRLQVLDLSGNRLSSITNSLSKFTSSLQTLLLHRNRISHLPASFLSEASSLIHLDLSSNLLKMINKSTLQTKTNTSLAILELGRNPFDCTCDIGDFRRWMDENLNVTIPRLTDVICSSPGDQRGKSIVSLELTTCISDTLAAVLCIFTSFITVTVMLAALGHHWFYWDVWFIYHVCLAKVKGYRSVSTSQTFYDAYVSYDTKDASVTDWVINELRFHLEESEGKNVLLCLEERDWDPGLAIIDNLMQSINQSKKTIFVLTKEYAQNWNFKTAFYLALQRLMDENMDVIIFILLEPVLQHSQYLRLRQRICKSSILQWPDNPKAEGLFWQSLKNVVLTENDSRYNNLYVDSIKQY from the coding sequence ATGAGCCCTCGGTCTTTGGTTCTGACCTGCCTTTTCCTGCTCATCTCTGACTCCTATGAGTTCGTCACCAAAGCAAATTATTCTAGAAGCTATCCTTGTGACGAGAGAAGACAGAATGGCTCTGTTATTGCAGAGTGCAACGGTCGTCGACTTCAAGAAGTTCCCCAAACAGTGGGCAAGTACGTGACAGTGCTAGACCTGTCTGATAATTACATCACACACATAACAAACGAATCATTCCAAGGGCTGCAAAATCTCACTAAGATCAATCTAAATCACAACGCCAACCCACAGCACCTGAGTGAAAATCCTGATAACAAAAATGGCATGAATATCACAGATGGGGCATTCCTCAACCTACAAAACCTAAACCAGTTACTCCTTGAAGACAACCAGTTATACCAAATACCGGCTGGCTTGCCAGGGTCTTTGAAGGAACTTAGCCTGATTCAGAACAACATCATCTGGGTAACGAAAAAGAATACGTCTGGGCTCACGAATCTGGAAAGGCTCTATTTGAGCTGGAATTGCTATTTTGGCAACAACTGTAACAACAAAACTTTCAACATAGAAGACGGAACGTTTGAAAGTCTTACGAATTTGGAGGTGCTGTCCCTGTCTTTTAATAAGCTTGTCCATGTGCCCCCGAAACTGCCAAGCTCCCTCAGGGAACTTTATCTTAGCAACGCCAAGATTAAAATCATCAGTCAGGAAGATTTCAAGGGATTGAGAAATTTAAGAGTCCTGGATTTAAGCGGGAACTGTCCGAGGTGCTTCAATGCCCCATTTCCCTGTACACCTTGTGAGGGAGGCGCTTCAATTCAGATCCATCCTCTTGCTTTTCAAACCCTGACGGAGCTTCGCTACCTAAACCTCTCTAGCACTTCCCTCCGGAAGATTCCTGCAACGTGGTTTGACAACATGCGTAACCTGAAGGTGCTGCATCTGGAATTCAATTATCTAGTTGACGAAATAGCCTCCGGGGAATTTTTGACGAAGCTGCCCGTCTTGGAAATACTTGACTTATCTTATAACTACGTAAAGGCGAAATATcccaaatatattaatatttcccACAACTTTTCTAGCCTTAAGTTGCTCCAGGCGTTGCACTTAAGAGGTTACGTATTCCAGGAACTTAGAGCGGGAGACTTCGAGCCCCTGATGGGTCTCTCAAATCTAAAGACTATCAACTTGGGTATCAACTTTATTAAGCAAATTAATTTTACCCTTTTCCAAAATTTCCCCAACCTCTCCATCATTTACTTGTCAGAAAACAGAATATCACCCTTGGTAAATGATATCCGGCAGAATGAAGTAAATGGCTCCTCTTCTCAAAGGCATGTCCTTAAGCCACGCTCAGCGGATATTGAGTTTGACCCACACTCAAATTTTTATCATAACACCCATCCTTTAATAAAGCCACAATGCACAGTTTATGGCAAAGCCTTAGATTTAAGCCTGAACAGTATTTTCTTCATCGGGCGAGAGCAATTTGAAGCTTTTCATGACATCGCCTGCTTAAATCTGTCTTCGAACGGCAACGGTCAAGTGTTACATGGAAATGAATTTTCAGCGGTGCCGCATATCAAATATTTGGATTTGACAAACAACAGACTAGACTTTGACGATGACAACGCGCTCAGTGATCTGCCCGAGTTAGAAGTTCTGGATCTCAGCTACAATGCACACTACTTCCGAATAGCAGGGGTGACGCACCGCCTAGGATTTATTCAAAACTTAACACAACTGAAAGTCTTAAACTTGAGCCACAACAGCATCTACACTTTAACGGAGCAAGACCTGAGAAGCGTGTCCCTGGAAGAATTAGTTTTCAGTGGAAACCGCCTTGACATTTTGTGGAATGCCGAAGGTGACAAGTACTGGAAAATTTTTACAAGTCTCAGGAATCTGACACGGCTCGATCTATCCTTAAACAACCTCCGGCGCATCCCGAACGAAGCTTTCCTGAACCTGCCCCAGAGTCTCACCCAACTGTACATAAAAAATAACGCTTTAAATTTCTTTAACTGGACGTTACTCCAGGAGTTTCCACGTCTCCAGGTGCTGGACTTGAGTGGAAACAGACTGTCCTCTATAACCAACAGCCTCTCCAAATTCACGTCTTCCCTGCAGACGCTGCTACTGCACCGGAACAGGATTTCCCACCTGCCCGCCAGCTTTCTTTCCGAAGCCAGCAGTCTGATCCACCTCGACCTGAGCTCCAACCTGCTGAAGATGATCAACAAATCCACGCTGCAAACTAAGACCAACACCAGTTTAGCCATTCTGGAACTAGGTAGAAACCCTTTTGACTGTACTTGCGACATTGGAGATTTTcgaagatggatggatgaaaatcTGAATGTCACCATCCCTAGGTTGACAGACGTCATCTGCTCTAGTCCCGGGGATCAAAGGGGGAAGAGCATTGTGAGTCTGGAGCTAACAACTTGTATTTCGGATACCCTCGCGGCGGTGCTGTGTATCTTCACGTCCTTTATCACCGTCACCGTCATGTTGGCTGCCTTGGGTCACCATTGGTTTTACTGGGATGTCTGGTTTATCTATCACGTGTGCTTGGCTAAGGTAAAAGGCTACAGGTCTGTTTCCACGTCCCAAACTTTCTACGATGCCTACGTTTCTTATGACACCAAAGATGCCTCTGTTACTGACTGGGTGATAAATGAGCTGCGCTTCCACCTCGAAGAGAGTGAAGGGAAAAATGTGCTCCTCTGTTTAGAGGAGAGAGATTGGGACCCGGGATTAGCCATCATCGATAACCTCATGCAGAGCATAAACCAAAGCAAGAAAACCATATTCGTCTTAACCAAAGAATACGCCCAAAACTGGAACTTTAAAACGGCATTCTACTTGGCCTTGCAGCGGCTCATGGATGAGAATATGGATGTGATCATATTTATTTTGCTGGAGCCAGTGTTACAGCATTCTCAGTATTTGAGGCTGCGGCAGAGGATCTGCAAGAGCTCCATCCTTCAATGGCCTGACAACCCCAAGGCGGAAGGCTTGTTTTGGCAAAGTCTGAAAAACGTGGTCTTAACTGAGAACGATTCACGGTATAACAATTTGTACGTTGATTCCATTAAGCAATACTAA